In Pseudofrankia saprophytica, one genomic interval encodes:
- a CDS encoding sigma-70 family RNA polymerase sigma factor gives MTSAAVPAPERAEAARRRHFGDHLVRDCGPALERYVSRLLPGDPGRTEDIVQETFLRAWRHADLLTGLTEEEDLRRWLFRVAHNVAVDWLRRRAARPLELGGDLPVLPDPAGQDQLEAVLLRGVLATAFEALSGPHRATLVHLYWLDRSHAEVAAELGIPAGTVKSRHHVAVRELRAALTAHGVTDAHPRGHS, from the coding sequence ATGACGAGCGCGGCCGTGCCCGCTCCAGAGCGGGCCGAGGCGGCCCGGCGGCGGCACTTCGGCGACCACCTGGTGCGTGACTGCGGCCCGGCACTGGAGCGCTACGTTTCCCGGCTGCTGCCGGGCGACCCGGGGCGCACCGAGGACATCGTCCAGGAGACGTTCCTGCGCGCCTGGCGGCACGCCGACCTGCTCACCGGCCTCACCGAGGAGGAGGACCTACGGCGCTGGCTGTTCCGGGTCGCCCACAACGTGGCCGTCGACTGGTTGCGCCGGCGCGCCGCCCGCCCGCTCGAGCTGGGCGGAGACCTGCCCGTCCTGCCCGACCCGGCCGGCCAGGACCAGCTGGAGGCGGTGCTGCTGCGCGGCGTCCTCGCCACCGCGTTCGAGGCTCTGTCCGGGCCGCACCGTGCCACCCTGGTGCATCTGTACTGGCTCGACCGTTCCCACGCCGAGGTGGCCGCCGAGCTCGGAATCCCGGCGGGAACCGTCAAGTCGCGTCATCACGTCGCCGTCCGCGAACTGCGGGCGGCCCTGACCGCCCACGGCGTCACCGACGCCCACCCTCGCGGTCATTCCTGA
- a CDS encoding LysR family transcriptional regulator — protein MIDVGALRALRSVAALGTLARAADELGFTASAVSQQIKRLEREVGVPVLAPAGRGVVLTPAGKAIVDSAPEVFQALERCAETARAVSAGAPRGVLRVVAFSTAIRGLLAPTVPRLATRCPDLRVHITEQDPDQALHSVGAGTADLALVHDADGLRAPLPSGLAQRHLRTDVGDVVVNRAHPLVRLDPPLTRADLTGLAWVTSPPGTVCHQWFRRLFADAPEVPDVRHLVDDFASQLSLIASSDVVALIPRLARPPLGDRLVARPLRRRPKREIHAAWRRSAQASPAIRAVLAELGSANSCEDTRDDQE, from the coding sequence ATGATTGACGTCGGGGCGCTGCGGGCGCTGCGGTCGGTGGCCGCGCTCGGCACCCTGGCGCGGGCGGCCGACGAGCTCGGATTCACCGCCTCGGCGGTGTCGCAGCAGATCAAGAGGCTGGAGCGCGAGGTCGGCGTGCCCGTCCTCGCGCCGGCGGGACGCGGGGTCGTGCTCACCCCGGCGGGGAAGGCCATCGTCGACTCGGCGCCTGAGGTGTTCCAGGCGCTGGAGCGCTGCGCCGAGACGGCCCGGGCAGTCTCGGCGGGCGCGCCGCGCGGCGTCCTGCGCGTGGTCGCCTTCTCGACGGCCATCCGTGGGCTGCTCGCGCCCACCGTGCCGCGGCTGGCGACGCGCTGCCCGGACCTGCGCGTGCACATCACCGAGCAGGATCCCGACCAGGCCCTGCACAGCGTCGGTGCCGGAACGGCCGACCTCGCCCTCGTTCATGACGCCGACGGGCTGCGCGCCCCGTTGCCATCGGGCCTGGCCCAGCGCCATCTGCGCACGGACGTCGGCGACGTCGTCGTGAATCGGGCGCATCCGCTCGTGCGCCTCGACCCGCCGCTCACCAGAGCCGACCTCACCGGCCTCGCGTGGGTGACCAGCCCGCCGGGCACGGTGTGCCACCAGTGGTTCCGCCGGCTGTTCGCGGACGCGCCCGAGGTACCCGACGTGCGCCATCTGGTCGACGATTTCGCCTCCCAGCTGTCGCTGATCGCCTCCAGCGACGTCGTCGCCCTGATACCTCGCCTCGCTCGCCCGCCCCTGGGCGATCGGCTCGTCGCCCGACCACTGCGGCGACGACCGAAGCGCGAGATTCACGCGGCGTGGCGGCGCAGCGCTCAGGCCAGCCCGGCGATCCGGGCGGTGCTCGCGGAACTGGGCTCGGCCAACAGCTGCGAGGACACCCGCGACGATCAGGAATGA
- the dapA gene encoding 4-hydroxy-tetrahydrodipicolinate synthase yields MTDSRHAAGPLFGANLVAMVTPMRPDGTISEAGLANLVDHLLATGCDGIVVGGTTGESPTVTDPEAARLVRAVAAQAKNQARVVAGVGTYDTAASIRRAREAEAAGADALLVVCPYYSRPTQAGVVAHCLAVADATELPVMLYDVPARTGVAMEASTLIELASHPRIRAVKDAKGDLFEAMSVMARAPLAYYCGIDELNLPYLACGATGLVSVVGNVAADRNAELIRTVHAGDLDAARTVQGSLIPLVEAVMRTSQGAIMAKAALAELGIIPHPTVRLPLLEPPPSDLQRLRSALATVAVPGQALPL; encoded by the coding sequence ATGACCGACTCGCGGCACGCCGCCGGCCCGCTCTTCGGCGCCAACCTCGTCGCCATGGTGACCCCGATGCGGCCTGACGGCACGATCAGCGAGGCCGGGCTCGCCAACCTCGTCGACCACCTGCTGGCCACCGGGTGCGACGGCATCGTCGTCGGCGGGACTACCGGCGAGTCGCCGACTGTGACCGATCCCGAGGCAGCCCGGCTCGTTCGTGCCGTCGCGGCCCAGGCGAAGAACCAGGCCCGGGTGGTCGCCGGTGTCGGCACCTATGACACGGCCGCCAGCATTCGTCGGGCACGCGAAGCCGAGGCCGCCGGAGCGGATGCGTTGTTGGTCGTCTGCCCCTACTACTCCAGACCCACCCAGGCCGGGGTGGTCGCCCATTGCCTCGCGGTGGCCGACGCCACCGAGCTACCCGTGATGCTCTACGACGTCCCCGCACGCACGGGGGTCGCCATGGAGGCGTCCACGCTGATCGAACTCGCGAGCCATCCCCGGATCCGGGCGGTCAAGGACGCCAAGGGCGACCTGTTCGAGGCGATGTCCGTCATGGCCCGCGCGCCGCTGGCCTACTACTGCGGCATCGACGAGCTCAACCTGCCTTACCTGGCGTGCGGTGCCACCGGCCTGGTCAGCGTCGTGGGGAACGTCGCCGCCGACCGCAACGCCGAGCTCATCCGGACGGTCCACGCCGGCGACCTCGACGCGGCGAGGACGGTCCAGGGTTCACTGATCCCCCTGGTGGAAGCCGTCATGCGCACGTCCCAGGGGGCCATCATGGCCAAGGCCGCCCTGGCCGAGCTCGGGATCATCCCGCACCCGACGGTGCGCCTGCCGCTGCTCGAGCCGCCGCCGTCGGACCTTCAGCGGCTACGGAGTGCTCTGGCGACCGTCGCGGTCCCTGGCCAGGCCCTACCCTTGTGA
- the helR gene encoding RNA polymerase recycling motor ATPase HelR has translation MSTQEYEEELRSERDYVAGLYARLDAKRARMKGEFKATLRGTGGTPMERDVEVRALAREVRRLDVADNGLCFGRLDALSGEHSYIGRIGLFDEENEYEPVLLDWRAPASRAFYIATAASPENMRRRRQFHTRGRQVADFTDEVLGRPSGGERGDAALLAAVNAPRGDGMRDIVATIQAEQDEIIRLDNAGVVVIEGGPGTGKTVVALHRVAYLLYTQRERMERHGVLVVGPNSAFLNHIGRVLPSLGESAVVFMSTGDLVPGLHVTAEDTPQVARLKGSRKILDVLAAAVADRQRLPEQPVAIELADVTVRIDAETAQWGREEARASGLPHNEARAVFSEIVTWVLTERATARIGRGWLTREDRPAWERVRADLLKELTADDRFTAALDELWPMLMPKELLASLYTSPQRLRAAGADEALLRADGAAWTVSDVPLLDELVDLLGGDASAERVAALAAERERKDEAEYAASVLDMIKIDRADLMDDEDHLLAQDMVYAEDLADRFVEHDTRELAERAAADRDWTYRHVVVDEAQELSEMDWRVLMRRCPSRSFTVVGDLAQRRSEAGAISWATMLEPYVPGRWVYRSLSVNYRTPAEIMDVAAALLAEFAPGVRPPESVRACGVLPWSRSVTEDEQHGAIEEFLRDEAGREGTSVVIGPAGVPGAVTASQTKGLEFDAVLVVEPERILADGPRGAADLYVALTRATQRLGVLHQGPLPRALTGLVETGIAA, from the coding sequence GTGTCGACTCAGGAATACGAAGAGGAACTCCGGTCCGAGCGGGACTACGTCGCCGGGCTGTACGCGCGGCTCGACGCCAAGCGCGCGCGGATGAAGGGCGAGTTCAAGGCGACGTTGCGCGGGACCGGTGGAACGCCGATGGAGCGTGACGTCGAGGTGCGCGCGCTGGCCAGGGAGGTGCGGCGGCTGGACGTGGCGGACAACGGGTTGTGCTTCGGCCGGCTGGACGCCCTTTCGGGCGAACATTCGTACATCGGCCGGATTGGCCTCTTCGACGAGGAGAACGAGTACGAGCCGGTGCTGCTCGACTGGCGGGCGCCGGCGTCGCGCGCGTTCTACATCGCCACGGCGGCGAGCCCGGAGAACATGCGCCGACGCCGGCAGTTCCACACCCGCGGGCGTCAGGTGGCCGACTTCACCGACGAGGTGCTCGGCCGTCCCAGCGGTGGCGAGCGCGGGGACGCGGCCCTGCTCGCGGCGGTCAACGCGCCGCGCGGTGACGGGATGCGCGACATCGTGGCGACGATCCAGGCCGAGCAGGACGAGATCATCCGGCTCGACAACGCGGGCGTGGTGGTGATCGAGGGTGGCCCGGGCACGGGGAAGACCGTGGTGGCGCTGCACCGCGTCGCGTACCTGCTCTACACCCAGCGGGAGCGGATGGAACGTCACGGCGTGCTCGTCGTCGGGCCGAACTCGGCGTTCCTGAACCACATCGGCCGGGTGCTGCCGTCGCTCGGCGAGTCCGCCGTGGTGTTCATGAGCACCGGCGACCTCGTGCCCGGCCTGCACGTCACCGCCGAGGACACTCCGCAGGTCGCGCGGCTGAAGGGATCCCGGAAGATCCTGGACGTGCTCGCCGCGGCGGTCGCCGATCGGCAGCGGCTGCCGGAGCAGCCGGTGGCGATCGAGCTGGCGGACGTCACGGTGCGGATCGACGCCGAGACCGCCCAGTGGGGGAGGGAGGAGGCGCGCGCGAGCGGGCTGCCGCACAACGAGGCCCGCGCGGTGTTCAGCGAGATCGTCACCTGGGTGCTCACCGAACGGGCGACAGCCCGGATCGGTCGGGGCTGGCTTACCCGGGAGGACCGCCCAGCGTGGGAGCGCGTGCGGGCGGACCTGCTCAAGGAGCTTACGGCCGACGACAGGTTCACCGCCGCGCTCGACGAGCTCTGGCCGATGCTGATGCCGAAAGAGCTGCTGGCATCGCTGTACACGTCCCCGCAGCGGCTGCGAGCGGCGGGCGCCGACGAGGCACTGCTGCGTGCCGACGGCGCCGCCTGGACGGTGTCGGACGTGCCGCTGCTCGACGAGCTGGTCGACCTGCTGGGCGGCGACGCGTCGGCCGAGCGGGTCGCCGCGCTGGCCGCCGAGCGGGAGCGCAAGGACGAGGCCGAGTACGCCGCCAGCGTGCTGGACATGATCAAGATCGACCGTGCTGACCTGATGGACGACGAGGACCATCTGCTCGCGCAGGACATGGTCTACGCCGAGGACCTGGCGGACCGCTTCGTGGAGCACGACACCCGTGAGCTCGCCGAGCGCGCCGCAGCCGACCGGGACTGGACCTACCGGCACGTCGTGGTCGACGAGGCCCAGGAGCTGTCCGAGATGGACTGGCGGGTGCTGATGCGCCGCTGCCCGAGCCGGTCCTTCACGGTGGTGGGCGATCTCGCCCAACGCCGCTCGGAGGCCGGAGCGATTTCGTGGGCCACGATGCTGGAGCCGTATGTGCCCGGCCGCTGGGTCTACCGGTCGCTGTCGGTGAACTACCGCACCCCGGCGGAGATCATGGACGTCGCCGCCGCGCTGCTCGCCGAGTTCGCGCCAGGAGTCCGGCCGCCGGAGTCGGTCCGCGCCTGCGGCGTGCTGCCCTGGTCCAGGTCGGTCACCGAGGACGAGCAGCACGGCGCGATCGAGGAGTTCCTGCGGGATGAGGCCGGCCGCGAGGGCACCAGCGTCGTGATCGGGCCGGCGGGGGTGCCGGGCGCGGTGACGGCGTCGCAGACGAAGGGCCTGGAGTTCGACGCCGTCCTGGTCGTGGAACCGGAACGGATCCTCGCCGACGGCCCACGCGGCGCGGCCGACCTCTACGTCGCCCTCACCCGTGCCACCCAACGCCTCGGCGTCCTGCACCAGGGCCCGTTGCCCCGCGCCCTGACCGGACTCGTCGAGACCGGGATAGCGGCCTGA
- a CDS encoding MMPL family transporter produces the protein MRRIAEFVLHHRRLVLVGWLLVVVAGIALTGRTNSRLVIDFSLPGQPGTETANQIDTEFTSGGKTSPYVVTVTMPAGKAITGQEEAVGRAFAAVQQQVPQTRVIDEANTGDKAFRTKDDHTAYALVFYRFAHDPTAKLPTNAIRETLTKTAPAGATIGVTGEDALAVGDSDGGGVGVFAEVLLGAVGALAVLAFVFASFLAFLPLVVAAASILTTFVLLLPLTYLTDVSFIVEFLVALIGLGVAIDYSLILVTRWREERDRGRENHDAVVIAMQTAGHAVMFSGITVAIGLLALVVLPVPFMRSIGLGGALIPLASVFTTLTLTPAILGGIGPKVDWPKIRHENRAGKAWTRWAQAVVRRRFVAAGVALLALGLLVASFFGIKIGLASSDSLAKNGPAYTALATLRDGGVQNGVLTPMEVLVDTPQAQAVAAAARDVPGVDRAVVATGPGQTAGGHSIVVVIPKSETVNSSSVGPVRDVKSAVNDLPGVVGVAGIGADQIDFLKAVYGNFPLMITIIAVLTFILLARAFRSIILPIKAVLLNLITLAATLGFMVLFWQHGYGSDAIFGVHATGAVTFWIPLMVFAFLFGLSMDYEVFILSRVREEYDRTGDTNGAVVEGIGRTGRLVTSAALILFLAFLALATGPGTDLKVFATALGFGILLDATIVRSVLVPALVSLFGKWNWWLPDWAARVLRVPPSHPIEPAVAGAAAGTGDAVAVPEPRGSASPSEVPD, from the coding sequence GTGCGTCGGATCGCAGAGTTCGTGCTTCACCATCGCAGACTTGTATTGGTCGGCTGGCTTCTAGTCGTGGTCGCGGGCATCGCGCTTACCGGACGGACCAACAGCCGCCTGGTTATCGACTTTTCGTTGCCGGGGCAACCAGGCACCGAGACGGCAAACCAGATTGACACCGAGTTCACATCGGGCGGCAAGACCTCGCCCTATGTGGTCACCGTCACAATGCCGGCGGGTAAGGCCATCACCGGCCAGGAGGAGGCCGTCGGACGGGCGTTCGCCGCCGTGCAGCAGCAGGTGCCGCAAACCCGGGTGATCGACGAGGCGAACACCGGTGACAAGGCGTTCCGCACCAAGGATGACCACACGGCGTACGCCCTGGTCTTCTACCGGTTCGCCCACGACCCGACGGCGAAGTTGCCGACGAACGCCATCAGGGAGACGCTGACGAAGACGGCCCCCGCGGGTGCGACGATCGGCGTCACCGGCGAGGACGCGCTCGCCGTCGGCGACTCGGACGGCGGTGGCGTCGGCGTGTTCGCCGAGGTGCTCCTCGGCGCCGTCGGCGCGCTCGCGGTGCTCGCCTTCGTCTTCGCGTCGTTCCTGGCGTTCCTGCCGCTGGTCGTCGCGGCGGCCTCGATCCTGACCACGTTCGTCTTGCTGCTGCCGTTGACCTACCTCACCGACGTCTCGTTCATCGTCGAGTTCCTGGTGGCTCTCATCGGTCTCGGTGTCGCGATCGACTACTCGCTCATCCTGGTCACCCGCTGGCGGGAAGAGCGGGACCGCGGACGCGAGAACCACGACGCGGTGGTCATCGCCATGCAGACGGCCGGGCACGCGGTGATGTTCAGCGGCATCACGGTGGCCATCGGCCTGCTGGCGCTCGTGGTGCTCCCCGTGCCGTTCATGCGCAGCATCGGCCTGGGCGGCGCGCTGATTCCGCTGGCCAGCGTGTTCACCACCCTGACGCTGACGCCGGCCATCCTCGGCGGGATCGGCCCCAAGGTCGACTGGCCCAAGATCCGGCACGAGAACCGAGCCGGCAAGGCCTGGACCAGGTGGGCCCAGGCCGTGGTGCGCCGCCGGTTCGTCGCGGCGGGTGTGGCCCTGCTCGCCCTCGGCCTGCTCGTGGCCTCCTTCTTCGGCATCAAGATCGGCCTTGCCTCGTCCGACTCCCTGGCCAAGAACGGCCCGGCGTACACGGCGCTGGCGACGCTGCGGGACGGCGGCGTGCAGAACGGCGTGCTGACGCCGATGGAGGTGCTCGTCGACACGCCACAGGCGCAGGCCGTCGCCGCGGCGGCGCGGGACGTGCCCGGCGTCGACCGGGCCGTGGTGGCGACCGGCCCCGGGCAGACCGCCGGCGGGCACAGCATCGTGGTGGTGATCCCGAAGTCGGAAACCGTCAACTCGTCGTCCGTCGGACCGGTGCGCGACGTCAAGTCGGCGGTGAACGACCTGCCCGGCGTCGTCGGCGTCGCCGGGATCGGCGCGGACCAGATCGACTTCCTGAAGGCCGTCTACGGCAACTTCCCGCTGATGATCACGATCATCGCGGTGCTGACGTTCATCCTCCTCGCCCGCGCGTTCCGGTCGATCATTCTGCCGATCAAGGCCGTGCTCCTCAACCTGATCACGCTCGCCGCGACCCTCGGCTTCATGGTGCTGTTCTGGCAGCACGGCTACGGGTCCGACGCGATCTTCGGGGTACACGCGACCGGAGCGGTCACCTTCTGGATCCCGCTGATGGTCTTCGCGTTCCTGTTCGGGCTGTCGATGGACTACGAGGTGTTCATCCTGTCCCGCGTCCGGGAGGAGTACGACCGGACGGGGGACACGAACGGCGCCGTCGTCGAGGGCATCGGGCGCACCGGCCGCCTGGTGACCAGTGCCGCGCTGATCCTGTTCCTGGCGTTCCTCGCGCTCGCCACCGGTCCGGGCACCGACCTGAAGGTGTTCGCGACGGCGCTCGGCTTCGGCATCCTGCTCGACGCGACCATCGTCCGGTCGGTGCTGGTGCCCGCGCTCGTGTCGTTGTTCGGCAAGTGGAACTGGTGGTTGCCCGACTGGGCGGCCCGGGTGCTTCGCGTACCTCCGTCGCATCCGATCGAGCCGGCCGTCGCTGGCGCTGCCGCCGGCACCGGCGACGCGGTGGCGGTGCCCGAGCCGCGCGGTTCGGCCAGCCCGTCCGAGGTTCCCGACTAG